Within Dysgonomonas sp. HDW5A, the genomic segment GTACTTTTGGTTTGATACCTTTGTTTTCGATTCCTTTAATGACCGATTCCAATATGGGATTGCCTTCGATTTTATTTTATCGTTTTTTGTTTTCGACTTTGCTGATGGGGGCTATCTGCTTGTTTAAAAAAGAAAATTTCAGAATATCAAAAAAGAATCTAGTGACGATTGGATGGCTAGGGGTGCTTTATGCCGCAACAGCTATGTGCCTTATTTATTCATACAAATATATACCGAGTGGATTGGCTACTACAATTCATTTTCTCTATCCTATTGCGGTTAGTTTCTTGATGGTTGTCTTTTTTAAAGAACGAAAATCCATAGTGCTTTTTCTGGCAGCCGTTTTGTCACTTATTGGAGTTGCCCTGCTTTGCTGGAGTGGCGAGGGCAGTATTAATCTGATTGGTGTTGCAATAGCCTCCCTTACCGTAATAACTTATTCGGTATATATAGTAGGGATCAATCAATCATCTGTAGGAAAGATGAATGCCGAAATTCTTACATTTTATATACTCCTGTCGGGTGCTGTCTTATTCTTTATATTTGCTGCCACTTCTGACGGGGGAGTCGAGTTAATACCTGATACCACAGCCCTTTGGAGGTTGTCGTTGCTGGCATTTCTGCCCACCGTAATTTCTGATCTGACTTTGATTTTAGCTATAAAATATGCAGGTTCTACCATTACGTCTATTTTAGGTTCTATGGAACCACTGGTTGCAGTACTGATCGGCGTGCTGTATTTTTCCGAATACTTTAATTTAAATAGTGGTTTTGGTATATTGCTGATATTAGTTTCCGTGAGCTTAGTTATTGTCTTTGGCAAGCAAAAGAAAGAGTCTATGTTGGGCGACTAATTGATCTTCTATCTGTTTGTTTAGGCTCTTTTGTCCTTTAGTCAGTAATTTGCTGTTTTTCTGTAATTAATGTTCGTTATTAAATAAATATAATTATTTTTGGCGGTTAAACGTTAAATTGATTGAAAGTCTTTGATTTATTTAACTTGAAAGAACATCATTAACTATTACTTAATATTGAAAATGTAATTATGGAAGAAGAAACAGTAAAGCCGGATGCTACGCCTAGAATAAAAAGAAATAAAGAAGTTCCTTCGGCAGCTTTTGTCGGAGCCGCTTGGTTCGTCTTGTTTGTAGGGGTAATTGCTTATCTCATTGGTTTGTGGAATGCCGAAATGCAATTAAACGAAAAAGGATATTATTTTACAATACTATTGTTCGGTCTGTTCTCTGCAGTAACGCTTCAAAAAAGTGTAAGAGATAAACTCGAAGGAATTCCCGTAACCAATATCTTTTTTGCTATTAGTTGGTTTGGTACAATTGTTTCGATATTGCTATTGGTTGTTGGATTATGGAACGCTGAGTTAGCATTGAGTGAAAAAGGCTTTTATGGTATGTCTTATACCTTAAGTTTATTTGCAGCCATATCTGTTCAGAAAAATATTAGAGACACAGCTGAATCGGAAAGATGAAAAAAGTAAAAATATTTTTAGCCGTATTTGTAGTATTACTCGCTATCGTTGTTGGTGGAGGTATTTACATGTTTGGCGTTTCGTTGGATAGAAAAGTAACACCAACGGACGAAGAAGATGCTTATGCTTTTCTTTATGATCACGATCCTAATCTGAAACTCTGGGTAGATAGCCTACGCCGGGAATCAGCCCTGAGGGATACATTTATCGTTGCCGACGATGGCAGTAAACTTCATGCGTTGTATGTTCGTTCGGCCATTGAGTCGCCTAATACAGCACTTATTATTCATGGATATACCGATAATTCGATTCGTATGTTGATGATTGGTCATCTGTACAATAAAGAGATGAACTATAATATCTTGCTTCCCGATTTGAGAGCACATGGAAAAAGCGATGGTGAATATATTCAGATGGGTTGGAAAGATCGTTTGGATATTCTGAAATGGATAGATGTTTCTAAAGGCATATACGGAGATACTACCAATATGGTTATTCACGGTATATCGATGGGAGCAGCCACCACGATGATGACATCGGGAGAAGATCTGCCCGAAAATATCAAATGTTTTGTTGAAGATTGTGGATATACCAGTGTTTGGGACGAATTTAAGCACAAGCTTAAAGATGAATATGGATTACCTGCATTTCCTATATTGCCAGTAACCTCTTTATATACTCAAATGAAGGTCGACTGGAATTTTAAAGAAGCATCATCCTTAGAGCAAATCAAAAAAAGTAAGTTACCTATGTTTTTCATTCATGGCGATAAAGATACCTATGTACCCACATGGATGGTGAATAAGCTTTATGAAGCCAAACAAGGTGATAAAGAACTATGGGTTGTACCCAATGTTGAACATGCTAATGCTTATTGGGATTGTACTGATGAATACGTAACCAAAACCAATAACTTTGTAAGTAAATACATCAATTAAGGTCACAGACCTTTTTATAATATAGTAAAGGCGTGTTATAAACTCGCCTTTCGTCATTTTTAGTATCTTTGTAAAATATGAGCTAAAATTAGAGTCATGGAAAATAGAATAACAAAACTTTTTAATATAAAATACCCGATTATATCGGGAGGTATGGTTTGGTGTAGTGGCTGGAGATTGGCTTCTGCCGTAAGTAATGCCGGAGGACTTGGTCTTATAGGTGCAGGATCTATGTATCCTGAAGTACTCAGAGAGCATATCCAAAAATGCAAAGCAGCAACCAATAATACATTTGGGGTGAATGTGCCTCTACTGTATCCTAATATTGAAGAGATAATAAATATTATAATCGAAGAAGGAGTAAAAGTCGTATTTACTTCTGCCGGAAACCCCAAGACATGGACTAAGAAATTACAGGAGCATGGTATTAAAGTAGCCCATGTAGTATCCAGTTCTAAGTTTGCAGTTAAATGTCAGGAAGCTGGCGTTGATGCAGTTGTTGCCGAAGGATTCGAGGCCGGAGGGCACAACGGAAGAGAAGAAACCACAACTTTGACTTTGATTCCTCAAGTTCGTAAAAGTATCGATATTCCTTTGATTGCTGCCGGAGGTATTGCAACAGGTAACACCATGTTGGCTGCTTTGGCTTTAGGAGCCGAAGGGGTGCAAATAGGAACCCGTTTTGCATTGACTCAGGAAAGTTCGGCTTCTGCTGAATTTAAAAATCTGTGTGTAAGTCTTAACGAAGGAGATACATTGCTGTCTCTTAAGAAAGTAGGGCCAACCCGCATGATAAAAAATGAATTCTACAAACAAGTACAGGAAGCTGAAGACAGAGGAGCCTCTGCCGAAGAAATAAAAGCTCTTTTGGGTAAAGGACGCTCTAAAAAAGGAATATTCGAAGGAGACCTTGTGGAGGGTGAACTCGAAATAGGGCAAATTGCTTCCTTGATTAAAGACCTGCCTTTGGCCGGAGATGTTGTAAAATCAATTATCACAGAATTCAATACAAGTGCAAAAGCTCTGTCGGGAATTTCTTTCTAAGAGCTCAGATCTTTTGAATCTATTCTGTTACTTAATTACTTGTAACTACTTAAAATGCAATACGATCTTTTTGCACCCATACCAAAATATAAATTAATAAGCCTTTCGAGTGGTAGCAGTGGTAATTGCTACTACTTGGGAACTTCTCAGTACGGTATCCTTATCGATGCTGGTATTGGGATGCGTACTATAAAAAAATACTTGCGTGAATACGGTATCGCTATGGAAACCATCATTGCAGTATTGGTTACGCACGATCATGCTGATCACATAAAATCAATCGGAGGTTTCGGCGGGAAATTGAATATTCCGGTGTATGCTACAGAAACCGTTCATGCAGGCATCGAGAGAAGCCGTTTTGTCGAAGAAAAATTTACGGGAGCTAAGCGAATCGTTGAAAAAGAAAAAACATTTGAGATAAAAGAGTTTCAGATAACAGCTTTCGATGTTCCGCACGATACGATTGAAAACGTAGGATATCAAATCAAGATTGCAGATAAAACCATTGTTTTGGTTACCGACGTAGGTCGTATCACCGAAACAGTCTCTAAATATGCCCGATCGGCAAATCACCTGATTATTGAAGCCAATTACGATGAAGAGATGCTTAGTTGCGGACGTTACCCTGCTTATCTCAAGCAGCGTATTACTTCGGGAATGGGACATTTGAGTAATCGCCTTACAGGAGAGCTGTTAACTTCCATCTATCACGATAAGATGGACGAGATATGGCTCTGTCATCTCAGTCAGGATAATAATCACCCCGACCTTGCTTACAAAACAGTAGAATGTGCTTTAAATTTACAAGGGATAAAGGTGGGTAAAGATGTCAATCTTAAAACTCTCAGTCGGGGAAAACCCTCAGGATTAATTGAGTTTTAAGGTCACAGACCTTTTTGGCACTTTGGTAAGTATAACAAATATAGATTGTACAACGATAAAATATACCAATAAATTTTATTCTTTACTTAAATAGTAAACCTATAAAATGAATCAGTAATTGCTCTATAGTTGTAATTACTGATTTTTTATTATATTTGTGAAACATAAAAGCCTCTTTTTGAAAGATATGTCAATGCAATTAACAAATACATTTGTTTGTAATAATCTAAATTTTAACTATTTAGATTTGTCTGCTTGCGTTGAAATATTAGAGAGAGAGAGAGAGAGAGAGAGAGAGAGAGAGAGAGAGAGAGAGAGCTAAATAATGCCTCTTCGCATGTATTAATTCCTATTTTATTCCTTTATTTTCCAGGCGGCAAATTTTGTCTGTCTGCTTCATTGTGTATTATCGACTCGTATATCTTCTGCACCAGAGTGTTTCCTGAAAAACATTATTTAAGTTGTCTCCCAACAGTTTACTATTCAAATGATTTATTTTTTTTGTTGTCGTTTAAAATCTGTATAGTCAGACTGTTAAAGGCGCAACTTTCACGGGTAGAGTCATGTAGTGATTACATGTCTCTGCCTTTTTTGTCATACAACCAACTAACTGATATATCTAAATTATAAAACAAATGAGAAAGAATTTATTGTTATTATTCGGATTGTTTTTTATTGCTTTTACGTATGGACAGGTAGGAATTAATACCGAAAGTCCTTTAGGTTTATTACATATCGATGCCGGAGTTGCCGGGGTTACATCTGATGATGTGATAATATTGAACGATGGTAAAGTCGGGATAGGTACAACTACTCCTTCTAATAAACTTTCGATTGTAAATACAGGGGGCGACACGGGGTTGCATTTACCTAATGGAGCAGCATCCGGCAGAGTCTTAACGTCCGACACTCAGGGGAATGGAGTTTGGATATCTGGTGCGGTTCAATATCAAACATCAGTCTATGGGGTTGGAAACCAATTGCTGGTAAATGGTGCGGTTTTCCCGAATTTTGCAAAACTAACCAGTTTGAGAGGCGTTCTTTTTGATCGCGCAAAAGATATATATGGGGCAGCTTATGGATGGGATGTAAACAATCAGCAATATGTTGCACCGGTATCAGGGGTTTACAGAATAGCCTACGGTGTATATTTTCAGACCAGAGGTAATATCGGGGAAAATTTCCGAGCCTATATATTTCGTAATGGGACTCAATTTATAAATAGCGGGCTGGTTTCCGTTACAGATGCAGGATATGATATTGCCAGTTTTGTTATGGGGCTTACCAATTTGGCTAAAGGAGATGTGATAGATTTGAGGGTCTCATGTCAACCATCGGGAATATTAGCTTATTGGGCAGGCGTAGGACACACTTTTTTAATCATAGAGTCACTGTAATTTATAATTTTTATAAGATAACAACAATGCAGACCAACTGGTCGGTTTGTGTTGTTGTTTATTCCAGCATCAAATTAAGAACAGGCTGATGTTCTTCGAAAAGAGAAGAATATTCTACCGTTAATTCATTGGTGTGAAATCCGAGAAGCAAGCGAGTCAGCATATTTATATTCACTTCAATATTCGGATTTGATTGGCAGTGTTTTACATGTCCACCGCTAATTTGATAAATCTGGTTCTCAACTTTGATTGTGAAATCTTTATCTGTATTTTTTTGTGCGTATAATCCCAGCATAAATAGAGGATCTATTACACAAGACATACCTCTTAAATTGAACTTAGGAGGTTTACTATCTAAGATATATTCTTTGACAATTGTCTCAAAATCGTACTTCGATTTCAAAACGCAGAAATCTCTTTGCTGATATTCTTTATCGAATGCTTTATATATTTCCTCAGAATCGCCTGTATGTTTATCTAAGAAGCTTTTGAATCCTATATCTTCGGAGCTTTCTTCGAATGTCGTTTCGAATCCGTATTTCTTGTAATACCCGAAAAGCCAGTCTTCGGCAGGAACCAAGATCGAAAGAGGTATATTCCTTTCTTTCATTACAGCAAAAGACTCTTTGATTAATTGTCCCATATACCCTTTACCCCTGTATTCGGGTAAAGTGCATAATCCTGCCAGATAATAAAAAGGTATTACTTCACCATAAAACCGAATAGAGTAGGGTAGCATTTGCAAAGAAGCCACAGCCTTATTGTCGATCCAATATATAAGTGTGTTTTCGTCCCTGTATTGTCGGGAGAAATACAGATTCATATATTCATCGGTATCTTCGAAGCAGATTTTCCACATCGAACGAACTTCAGCGGCTGTGTTTTTATTTGCAAATTCAATCATATTCTATTTAAGTTGTTTACTGCATTATTTCGCTCAGCAAGGTACCAATACTCCTTCCTCTAATAAAATATCGGGCTGATACGAAAGCTTGGCTTTTCTCAATGGTTCCAATCCCATATCTTCCTCACGATTGATATATTTGAATTTAGAAGCTTCGTGTTCTATAAATTGCTGATTAATTATGGTGTAAGCTCCGTTAATTTCACCGAAAGCCTTTTCAACATGTACTACAAAAGTATCTTCCGTTAACTTTTCGCCAATTGTAAAGGCTATGATTTTTCCGTTTACACGGATAGCTCCTCCAGTCAATTGCAGTTCGTCGAAATGCTCTAACATCAATCGAGTTGCAATATAATCATATTGGAGCGATCTGTCTTTATCCTCTTTAATGTTTTCCCACTCATTGAGCATGGTCACACATTCGCTCAGATCTTTTTTGCTTGTTATGGGGAAGTACTGCCAATCGGGATTATCAATTTTAAATCGGTTGATATGGTTGCGTTTGCTTTGAAGCTTCTTGCCCGAAAGCGAAATTAATTTCGAAGAAAGGTAGATGTATTCGTCGTTGTTGCGTTCGTGTATATATTTGAATTGATTGGGCATTTTTTTATTGATCATTTCCCACATTTCGGCGGTGATGCCCTTCATCTGAAAAGGTCTATTCGAAGCTTTCGCATCTGCCTGTAATATTTGTATCGATTCATTAACAGGCATCGGGCCAATAGGCATCATATAATATGTCTCACCATCTATTTCCTGAAATTTAAGAAATAAAGTTTTGTGTTGAATGTCGTATTGAGTTTTGAATTTAGCATTCCATGCAAACATATTGGTAAAGCTGAAATCGCATGCACGGAAAGTGTTGCCATCCAGACAAGCATCTATTTGGGGCTTATCGGATAGTTCTATGGTTTTAAAGTGAATCATAACTACTTAATTAAACTAGTGTTAAATGTTTATTACTATCCTTTTTATCAAAGTATAGTTGAGTAATATAACCGATCAAAATAGTAAAAAGGTCTGCGACCTTAGTCTATCAAACAATTGGTATTCTTGTTATGTTCATATCTCTACAAAAAGCACGCCGAAAATTTCAGATGACAGATTTCTCTTTCAATCTGACAATTTTTAAGTATATTTGATTCAGTAATTAAGGTCACAGACCTTACGTATTTGGCTTATTTACATACTTAATTGTTATGAAAACGAATAATGACTGGAAAGACCGCTTAAATGTGGTTTATTCGACCAATCCCGATTATAAATATGATTCGGAAGACGAAGAAGAGGTAGTTGCCTTACCCAAAGAAAAGCAACTTCTCAGAATAGAACTTGATAAGAGAAACCGCAAAGGTAAATCGGTAACACTGATTACTAATTTTGTAGGATCGGATGACGATTTGCAGGACTTGGCAAAATCGCTTAAAACCCGTTGTGGGGTGGGAGGTTCTGCCCGTGACGGAGAAATTCTTCTTCAAGGCGATTTCAGAACCAAAGTTTTAGAGCTGTTACAAAAAGACGGATATGCTAAGGCACGAATCATCTGATAGTGCAAACCTGACCGTTTATAAAGCTTCTGCCGGATCGGGTAAAACACACCGACTGACGGAGGAGTACCTCTTGTTGCTTTTTTCTTCCCCTTTTTCGTACAAACATATTCTGGCCGTAACCTTTACCAATAAGGCTACCGAGGAAATGAAAAGCCGTATTATCGAAGAACTGGCAAAACTGGCATCGGATAAACCTTCCGATTATGTAAAGACGCTGACCAAAGAATACCGCAAACCCGAAGAGTGGGTGAGGGCACAGGCTCGAAAGATATTGATTAGTATACTTCACGACTATTCGTCTTTTTCGATCAGTACCATTGACCGATTCTTTCAACAAACCATGCGGGCTTTTACCCGTGAAATTGGTTTGGGGGGAGGGTATAATGTCGAACTCGATACAGGTAAAGTTCTGGGCGAAGCCATCGACTCAATGCTTTACGATCTGGAACGAGCCGAGAATGAACAGTTACTCGATTGGTTGATACGTTTCTCCGAAGAAAAAATAGAAAGTGGCGAAACGTGGAATATCCGAAATGATATTCAATCGCTATCCACCGAAATTTTCAAAGAAACCTACAAAGCTTTCAGCGATCAGATACAAGCCGACATTGCTGATAAAACCCTGTTGGACGATTATAAAAAAACGCTGATAATCTATATTCAACAATACGAAAAAAGGTCGAAAGAAATTGCTGAGAAGGCACTTAATATAATGGTGAGGTTCGACCTTCGGCCTGACGATTTTAAAGGAGGAGCACGATCTACTTTCTTTAGCTTTCAGAAGTGGGCAACAGGCGAAATTAAAGAACCTACCGATACTTTCCGCAAACTCCCCGATGATGTATCGGGCTGGTATACAAAAACTACTCCTGTCGATGTGAAATCTAAAATAGAAGATGCATTTGGCAATGGCTTGAATGATTGTGTAAATGATATTATTGCTCACTATGATAACTCGATAACCTATCAGACAGCTTATGAGGTAAACCGTTACTTTTTCACATTGGGAATATTGGGCGATGTCGATAAAAAAGTAAGGGAATATGCAGCAGAGAATAACGTGATGCTTATTTCGGATACTACCGAATTACTCAATAAGATTATTGAAGGCACAGATACTCCGTTTGTATATGAAAAGGTGGGTACCCGTGTAGATCATTATATGATAGATGAGTTTCAGGACACATCCAATATGCAGTGGAAAAACTTCTTGCCTTTGGTGAGAGACAGTCTTTCTGCCGGAAATAAGAATCTTATTGTAGGTGATGTAAAACAAAGTATCTATCGCTGGCGTAATTCCGATTGGAAACTTTTGGATGAGCAACTCGATATCGATTTTAAAACCAACGGTGTTATTCATAAATCGCTCGATACGAACTGGAGAAGCGGCGAAAACGTCATCAACTTTAATAATGCTGTTTTCGAAATAGGTTCGAAGTTATTGCAAAACCTGTTTAATGAAACTTTAGCCGATATAACGTATGACGAGGCTTTAGCTCCTTTGTATACACGTATCGAAAACGCTTATAAAGATTCTTATCAATACCTTCCCGAAAAAAAGAAAGGTAATCTTTCGGGACATGTAAAAGTTCATTTTGTAGACACCGAAGAAAATAGCAACTGGCAGGCTTATGTTTTAGATCAGTTGCCACATACTATAGAAGAACTTCAGGATAAAGGATATTCGTTAAGAGATATTGCCATATTAGTTCGTACCAAGAAAGAAGGAGCAGAGGTGGCAAACCGACTTTTGGAATATAAAAACTTACAGAAGCATTCGAAATACAGATACGATATTATTTCCGATGAAGCCTTGTTTATCAGAAACTCGAAGAGTATAAAGTTGGTTGTTTCGTTATTGAAATACTTGCGAAATCCATCCGATTTCACATTGAGGACATTGGCTATTTACGAATATTTCAAGTTTAAAGATCAGCTAACCCCCGAAGAAACAATATGTACACACCTTTCTAATTCCGATGATTTTCCCGAAGAAGTCTCTGTTGAATTGAATCGGATTAAAGAACTTCCCCTCTATGAAATGACCGAAGAGATTTTCGATCTTTTTAAAGAAGCCATGGAAAGTAACGAGAATATCTATATACAAGCGTTTATGGATATGGTTCTCGATTTCTCGGTGAAGCATTCGTCCGATCTTGATTCCTTCCTTCAATGGTGGGACGAAAGCGGACAGACCAAAACCATATTCACACCCGACGGGCAGGATGCCATACGAATTATGACTATCCATAAATCGAAAGGACTGGGTTTCGAAGTCGTACTTCTTCCTTTCGGGCATTGGGATATAGACCATAAGATGCCTACTATCCTTTGGTGTCAGCCCCGGTTTGAGCCTTTCAACCAATTGCAGCTTGTCCCCGTAAAATATTCTCAGAAGCTAAAGAATACCATCTTTGCCTATGAATATTTTGATGAAAAACTGCATGCCTTTATCGATAACTTCAATGTTCTTTATGTAGCCCTTACCCGTGCTAAGAACGATCTGATTATATTTTCGCCCAAGCCTAAAGAAAAGCAAAAGGGAATCAATTCGATCTCGTCTCTTTTGTGGACTTGCATTCATGCAGAAGCAAAACCACAAGAGGGTAAAACCTTTGTGTCGTTGCAAGAATCAATGGATCAGGAATCCGATTGCTTCGAATTGGGCGAGAGCAAAGGCGATTCCTTGTCACAAAGAGGCTCAGATACTTTATCGGACGATGAGGTCAGTATCGGCACATTAGCAAGTATTTCTTTTGATGACAGGCTGAAATTACGATTAAACAACAAGTATTTCTTTTCCGAAAACGGACAGCGTGAGTATGGTACTCTTATGCACGAAATTGTAAGTAAAGTAACATCGTTGGCAGATTTAGATAGAGTGGTAGAGACCTATCAATTATCCGGTGAAATAACTGAAGAGGAGAGAACCAAAATAACTCTGCTTTTGAATGACTATTTGTCTAATCCGCAGATAGAACCTTGGTACACCGAAGAATATAAGGTGTTGAATGAGGTGGAAATATTACAACCCAATGGTACATTTATCCGTCCCGACAGGGTCATGATGCAGGCGGGCGAAGTTATAGTTATAGATTATAAATTCGGAGAAAAAGAAGAAAAAAAATACCTCAAGCAAGTGAAAAACTATATGACCCAGATCAAAAAAATGGGTTATAATAACGTCAAAGGATTCGTTTGCTATATTACGTTGGGATTGGTGATTGAAGTAGAATAACCTTACTATGTACCATTACTTTATCAGTTTATCTATTCTTTTATTTAGCATTGTACTCAATGTGCAATCTCAGGTAGTAAATGATAATGATTACACTTCACTTTATATTTTCAATGCGGATAGAAATAACGGTTTTGAAGTAAAGGCTTCAATCGTAGCCTTGTTTACTGCTGGATCGGCTGATAGAAACGGTTTTCGCTTGGGTGGTTCGTTAACCGTATCTAAAACGATTGGGGACTGGACATTTTCAACAGGGCTGGATGCCTATAAAGCCAAAGAAAAATTCGGACTGGGTACTACCTTTGCCAGAGTGGATTATGACGATGGCAGATACGGAGCTTCGTATTTGGTCAATAAATATTATCAAGGCGGCAAACAAGTCTCTGGAATTGTAGGTCTCAGGTTAGATAATTTCAGCCTAAAATTCGAAGATGATATTCTGGCTCTCCCTTTTACCGGATTTACGATTTATGACAGATACCGGACGGCTGCTTTAGAACTTCGATACAAACACTTCATGGTCGGTACAAATGTATATACGACCGAAATAAACGGTTTAACAGATGCGTCACCCTATAATCGAAAAGGTACATACCTGGGTGGAAAGCAAATATCAAGCCCGATTTATGTCGGCTATACAAATAAAGACCTGATACTCCGTTATGGTTTAAACAATCAGACGGGAGGATACCTCGGACAAAATCTGTGGCATCGTAAGTTTTTCGATACAGGCGATTTCAAATCGGCAGGATATCGGAATCAGTTTCTTCAAGTTGGTACTTATCAGCCTTATACCCTATATTGATAATGAGAAAATTTTACTTTACAATATGTATATTCATAATTGGCTTATCAGCTTGTGTAACCGTTAAGCCGAAAGATTTTACCTATCCATATACAAAGGAATATACAGGTCTCGATACATTGATTAATATAAATGGCTATTACGTTACCGAGAGAGAATGTGATTCTACGTTCTTTTCTGTCTTTATGTTTTATCCCGATGGCTTATTCACGATTGCAACTGCGAATAATATTTCTGATCTGACCGATTGTTTTGAGAATGGAGGCAAGTCTAATTTTTGCCAATACGCTTCTTGGGGTACTTATCGGGTAACGGGAGATACAATTAAGACGCAAACGATCAGGCAGGAGGGAATGGGTATCTGTACTGTTTTTCGTGATTACGAAATTAAAGGAGCTGAAATCTTAATTAACATAAGTGATTATGTATATCCTCACAATACTAATCTGGGGTATATGAAAGACTATCCGTCTTTTCAAAAGAATAAATGTGCCAAGGCTGCGGTCTTCTATCCTTTGGCTAAAAAACGTAATAGCGAGGATTGTTCATTTATAACGAAAAAATGGTTTAACCCTAACAAATAAAGGGTTTTTGAAAATTAATATATAATCTTTTGTTAATGAAATGTTATATATATTATCAAATTGTATAAAATAAAGCTATAAATGTTTTCAGGATAACACAAATAGGTTAACTTTGCCAATTGTTTAATAAAAAGGAAACACTTAGCTATCTTTATATGAGTTATTTAATAAAACCGGATCAATATCATGCTTTGCTCGATTTGCAACAAACAGAATTGGGCATAAAACAAATAAAAGATTTCTTTCAACAAAATCTTGCATCCGAACTTAGACTTAGAAGAGTTACTGCTCCCTTATTCGTATTAAAGGGAATGGGAATCAATGATGATTTGAACGGAGTAGAGCGTGCAGTTACTTTTCCTATCAAAGATATGGGAGATGAGTATGCCGAGATTGTACATTCATTAGCAAAATGGAAACGATTGACTCTTGCCGATTATGGTATCAATGACGGATATGGAATATATACCGACATGAATGCTATCCGTGCAGATGAAGAATTAGGTAATTTACACTCTCTGTATGTGGATCAGTGGGATTGGGAAATGGCGATATGTCCTCATAACCGTACGATCGATTTTCTGAAAGGAATTGTAAGACGTATTTATGCAGCATTGGTTCGCACCGAATTTTTGGTTTATGAAATGTTTCCTCAGATAAAGCCGATTCTTTCGAATGAAATTAAGTTTATCCATTCCGAAGAACTATTGCAATTATATCCTGATCTTACCACTAAAGAAAGAGAAGATAAAGTCGCAAAAGAATACGGCGCTGTTTTTATCATAGGTATTGGCGGTGTATTAAGTAACGGAGAACCACATGACGGACGTGCTCCCGATTATGACGATTGGACTACTGTTGGAGAAGACGGATATAAGGGATTAAACGGAGACCTTATTGTTTGGAATCCTGTATTGGGACGTGCTATGGAATTATCTTCCATGGGTATTCGTGTGAACAAAGAGGTTCTTCTGGAACAATTAAAAATAAAAGGACAAGAGTCTAAAAAAGACTTATATTTCCACAAACGTTTGATCGAAGGTTCATTACCTTTATCAATAGGGGGAGGTATCGGGCAGTCGCGTCTTTGTATGTTCTTCCT encodes:
- a CDS encoding DMT family transporter, encoding MKSFKGVIYALVSSGTFGLIPLFSIPLMTDSNMGLPSILFYRFLFSTLLMGAICLFKKENFRISKKNLVTIGWLGVLYAATAMCLIYSYKYIPSGLATTIHFLYPIAVSFLMVVFFKERKSIVLFLAAVLSLIGVALLCWSGEGSINLIGVAIASLTVITYSVYIVGINQSSVGKMNAEILTFYILLSGAVLFFIFAATSDGGVELIPDTTALWRLSLLAFLPTVISDLTLILAIKYAGSTITSILGSMEPLVAVLIGVLYFSEYFNLNSGFGILLILVSVSLVIVFGKQKKESMLGD
- the yiaA gene encoding inner membrane protein YiaA, with the translated sequence MEEETVKPDATPRIKRNKEVPSAAFVGAAWFVLFVGVIAYLIGLWNAEMQLNEKGYYFTILLFGLFSAVTLQKSVRDKLEGIPVTNIFFAISWFGTIVSILLLVVGLWNAELALSEKGFYGMSYTLSLFAAISVQKNIRDTAESER
- a CDS encoding alpha/beta hydrolase; the protein is MKKVKIFLAVFVVLLAIVVGGGIYMFGVSLDRKVTPTDEEDAYAFLYDHDPNLKLWVDSLRRESALRDTFIVADDGSKLHALYVRSAIESPNTALIIHGYTDNSIRMLMIGHLYNKEMNYNILLPDLRAHGKSDGEYIQMGWKDRLDILKWIDVSKGIYGDTTNMVIHGISMGAATTMMTSGEDLPENIKCFVEDCGYTSVWDEFKHKLKDEYGLPAFPILPVTSLYTQMKVDWNFKEASSLEQIKKSKLPMFFIHGDKDTYVPTWMVNKLYEAKQGDKELWVVPNVEHANAYWDCTDEYVTKTNNFVSKYIN
- a CDS encoding nitronate monooxygenase family protein; translation: MENRITKLFNIKYPIISGGMVWCSGWRLASAVSNAGGLGLIGAGSMYPEVLREHIQKCKAATNNTFGVNVPLLYPNIEEIINIIIEEGVKVVFTSAGNPKTWTKKLQEHGIKVAHVVSSSKFAVKCQEAGVDAVVAEGFEAGGHNGREETTTLTLIPQVRKSIDIPLIAAGGIATGNTMLAALALGAEGVQIGTRFALTQESSASAEFKNLCVSLNEGDTLLSLKKVGPTRMIKNEFYKQVQEAEDRGASAEEIKALLGKGRSKKGIFEGDLVEGELEIGQIASLIKDLPLAGDVVKSIITEFNTSAKALSGISF
- a CDS encoding MBL fold metallo-hydrolase; its protein translation is MQYDLFAPIPKYKLISLSSGSSGNCYYLGTSQYGILIDAGIGMRTIKKYLREYGIAMETIIAVLVTHDHADHIKSIGGFGGKLNIPVYATETVHAGIERSRFVEEKFTGAKRIVEKEKTFEIKEFQITAFDVPHDTIENVGYQIKIADKTIVLVTDVGRITETVSKYARSANHLIIEANYDEEMLSCGRYPAYLKQRITSGMGHLSNRLTGELLTSIYHDKMDEIWLCHLSQDNNHPDLAYKTVECALNLQGIKVGKDVNLKTLSRGKPSGLIEF
- a CDS encoding GNAT family N-acetyltransferase, which codes for MIEFANKNTAAEVRSMWKICFEDTDEYMNLYFSRQYRDENTLIYWIDNKAVASLQMLPYSIRFYGEVIPFYYLAGLCTLPEYRGKGYMGQLIKESFAVMKERNIPLSILVPAEDWLFGYYKKYGFETTFEESSEDIGFKSFLDKHTGDSEEIYKAFDKEYQQRDFCVLKSKYDFETIVKEYILDSKPPKFNLRGMSCVIDPLFMLGLYAQKNTDKDFTIKVENQIYQISGGHVKHCQSNPNIEVNINMLTRLLLGFHTNELTVEYSSLFEEHQPVLNLMLE